From Paraglaciecola sp. L1A13:
TAGCCATACGCGCATACTATAGTCGCCTGCACCAAATACACGTACTTGGCCAACGCCTTCTATTCGTGCTAATTCGTCTTTTACGTTTAACACCGCATAGTTTGATAAGTACAACATATCGTAGCGTTTATCTGGCGAGGTTAAATGCACGACCATAGTTAAATCTGGCGACGACTTTTCGGTTACTACACCTAAGCGCTGAACTTCTTCCGGTAGGCGCGGTTTAGCGCGCTCAACCCGGCTCTGTACTTGGGTTTGGGCTAAATCCACGTCACTGCCAATAGCAAATGTGATGGTTAAGGTCATGCGCCCATCAGATGTGGCCTGAGAAGACATATACAACATGTTTTCAACGCCGTTAATTTCCTGTTCCAGTGGCGAAGCCACCGTTTCGGCAATAACTTTAGGGTTGGCACCCGGATAATTAGCGGTCACAACTACGGTAGGTGGTACTACTTCAGGGTACTCAGTAATAGGCAGTTGCCATACTGAGATTGCACCCACGATAAAGAATATAAGAGATATAACCGCCGCAAATATGGGACGACGTATAAAATACTGCGAAAACATAATCGTCCCCTTAACCGCGATCTACAAGTGTTTCGTTGGCTTGCGCCGTCAATTCATTGCTAGTTTGGTCGAGTGATTTTTGTTGCTGGCGCAGTGCGGTAAGGATCTCTTGCGAGGTCATATCGACAACTTTGGGTTGTATTTGCATATTGGCTCGTACGCGCTGTAAGCCATTTATTACGATGGTGTCCTGGGGGAATAAACCGTCGGTGACTATGCGTAATCCATTGATTTTTTCGCCTAAAACAACGTTGCGATATTCAAGTTGATTATCTTGCTTTACAACCAACACAAATTTTTTGTTTAGATCCGTACCCACCGCTTTTTCATCAATTAAAATACCTTGATAAGAGTTACTGCCAACCAACTTAACTCGGGCAAATAAACCTGGTAGCAATGCATGATCTTGATTAGGGAACGTCGCGCGAATACGTATGGTGCCAGTTTGTTGATTCACTGCGTTGTCAACGAAATCAATGTTACCTGCATAGTCGAAGTTAATGTCGTTAGCCAAAGCCATATACACAGGGTTTCCACTAGCATCGCGGGTATTGCTGCGTTTTCCCGACTGAGCGAGCTGAACGTATTTAAGATAAGTTTGCTCATCAACATCGAAGTAGGCGTACATTTTATCCATTGATACCAAGCTGGTTAGTATGCTTTGCCCCGCTGTCACAAAGTTACCTTGAGTTATCTGAGCATAAGAAACACGGCCTGAAATAGGGGCTGTTACTTGTGTATAAGACAAGTCAAGTTCAGCACGTACCAATGCCGCCGATACTGATGCGACAGTTGCTGACGTTTGTTGCTTACGCGCTAAGCGCCCATCGAGAATTTCTATTGATACAGCGCGTTGTTCGCTTAGGGTTTTAGCTCGATTAAAATCGTTTTGTGCTTGTATATATGCGCTTTGCGCACTTTGAAGTTCTGCTTTTAGGCGATCAGCTTCTGCTTTAAAAGCGCGTGGGTCTATTTGAAATAGAACGTCACCCTTTTCAACAACCGCACCTTCCTCAAACAAAACGTTTTCAATGTAACCCGATACACGTGGAATCAAGGTTACTGTTTGCGGCGCCTGAAGGCGGCCGGTAAATTCGTCCCATTCAGTAATGCGTTCATGCACGACTTTAGCAACGGTTACTTGAGGTGCCGCTGGAGCTGTGGGTTGTTTAGGTGTATCTGGATCGCCGCAAGCTACCAAAACAATGCTAGCGGCTATGCCTAATATCCAATTTTTCATGCTGTGTTTTGTGCTCATGAGCCTAGTTTTCCTAATTTTTACGCTGTTGGTAATTTGATTCTTTGTAAAATTTGATACTTATGTACTGGTCGGTAAGAATATAGATGTGATTTACACAGTCAATCTATTTATGTACCGATTGGTAATTTATTTTTGTGCTAACTAATAACCGTTTTGATGAGTTCTCTTTTAAACGAGAGTATTTGATTGATAGGCGCCGTGAAATTTGAACTTTGCTTCATTTAGTCTGACTAACCATGAAACGCATAGTACGCAAAGGGCTGGGTGATATGAATGCCGAAAGCTGCAAGATTATTGCCTAATTCTATAAATTGGAAATAACCAATTTTCTGTACTTACTAGTAAATAACCCCTTATAGACAAGGGTTAATTACCTGTTTATTATGTGAGCATAATTATATCAGGAGCCGAATAATGAGTGCTGTTAGTTGTAATGCTGCAGTGGGTAGACCACGCGCTTTTGACATGCAAATTGCGCTTGAAAGAGCGTTAGAGGTTTTTTGGGCCAAAGGTTACGACGGTGCTTCACTGTCTGATTTAACCAGTGCGATGGGTATCAACAAGCCCAGTTTGTATTCTGCATTTGGTAACAAAGAGCAGCTGTTTTTAAAATCGATAGAGTTTTATGAAAATCGCCCTTGTGGTTTTTTTAAGCCCGCTTTAGCGCAACCAACCGCTTATGAAGTAGCGGAATATATGTTGTTAGGCGCGGCTAAAAATATGTCTGACCCATCGCATCCTCAAGGATGCGTTATGGTGCAAGGTGCGTTGGCCTGCAGTGAAGCTGCTGCTGGTGTAAAAGAAGAGTTAACTAAGCGCCGTCAGCAAAATGAAGAGCAAGTGCGTGATCGTTTCCAATTAGCCAAAGAACAGGGTGACTTAGCAAAAGATATTGACGTTGGCACATTGGCTCGTTTTATCAGTACCGTTATACAAGGAATAGCCATTCAAGCCAGCAGTGGCGCCACCGAAGACCAACTCGTTGACGTAGCAAAATTAGCATTAACGAGTTTTCCACGTAATTCTTAATTGCCGACTTAATATTATTTTTCTGCCTATTCATACGTGCTTACGCTAAGAATAGGCTGTATTGAAGCGCATTACCTCACCCCTTGGTTATATCGTTCGGGCGTGCCTACTGAATTATATTTACGAAGCAAAATCTGTCGCTAAGATCCTCTAAATTCTATTACTCAGTTGGTAAATAACGGAAAGTTCGGATAACGTTAAACTAACATACTGCTTGTCGTTAATGTGTGTTAAACATGCTGTAATTTGAGCTTCCTTTTAATCTTATTAATAATTGTAAAATATAGATAAACAAAGGGCTAAAGATATTAATTGGTTTTTGTTTTGCGTATAATCTTAATTGGTCTACGCAACGAAAAACGCAACTGTTGGCTGCATTGTAAAAGTAGCTTTTCACTGTCGATGTTTGATTAAATCGAGGTGTATGCAATCAGTTTTTAAAGGTCTGTAACACCGATACGTTCGGCGTTCTTTTATGCAGTTTCTCGTCATATCCATAGTGTGCAATATTTTATACGGAAAAAGATTATGAAGGTAATTTGCATTGGTGAAATGCTCATCGATTTTGTGTGTACAGATACCAACAAGGGTTTGGTAAATGGCGTTAATTACGTAAAAAAATCAGGTGGTGCGCCAGCAAACGTTGCAGCTTGCATCGGTAAATTAGGTGGTGAGCCAATTTTAGTTGGTTCAGTTGGTAATGATCCGTTCGGCGCGTTTTTAATTGAAGAAGTAAAACGTTATGCGGTTAACACTGATCATGTTGCGTCTTTGTCCACATCTACTACTTTGGCCTTTGTATCATTAGGTGATAATGGCGAGCGTGAATTTGCCTTTAATAGAGGGGCTGACGAACAGCTTAATCTAGATGACGCAACGATAGACACATTGTTGAGTGACTCAATTTTACATCTTGGTTCAGCCACTGCATTGTTAGGTGGTGAACTAGGCGACAGTTATTTGCGTATCGCTCAGCAAGCCAAGAAGAATGGCAATATTATTTGTTTCGATCCTAATTTCAGAATAGATTTATGGCGTGGCCGCGAAGCTGAATTCAGAGATATCTGTAATACTTACTTTGCCTTAGCTGATATTGTAAAAGTCAGTGACGAAGAACTAGTTTTGCTTTCACATCAGGATGATATGGCAAAGGGTTGCCAGTACTTTCATGATTTAGGTGTCAAAGTTGTATTGGTTACGCTAGGTCCAGATGGCTGCTTAATTTCACAAAATGGTCAGCAATATATTGTCCCAGCCTATGAGATTAATGCAGTAGACACCACTGGTGCCGGAGATTCTTTTATTGGCGCAATATTATTTCAAATGGCGAAAAGTGCGCCAGGCGAAAACTTCTATCAGGACGACTTCAAAGGTTTTATTGAGTTTGCCGGAAAAGTAAGTGGTTTAGTATGCGCTAAAATTGGCGCAATGACGGCGTTACCCACCTTACCTGAAGTTAATGCCATGACGTTCGTAGTTAAAAACAAAGCATAGATAAAATTTAATACTAATCAGATGGTTAGTATTAAATTAACCATTAAAAAGGGACCTTCAGTAACTGATGGTCCCTTTTTAATGTTGGCTTTTTTAAATACAGCAAATTTAGTCGATGCTTAAAAGTCGCTCTGCGGTATATTCATTGGTTATCAATGAGTTAACTAACTTTGAACGCAGGGCGCCTAGAATTGCGAAAACCTTATCTTCACCGGCAGCTATGGCAAATACAGGTTTGCTGGAGGCAACAATAAGGGGCGTACTAGCGACCCGTTGATTGATGCCACAGTCAAGCAACTGACCGTTTTTGTCAAAAACCCAGCTGATAATTTCACCGACTGCGCCGCCAGTTTGCAACTCGTCTAACTCTTTAGGCGTAACGAAACCATCTAAATGTAGTGGCGAATTAGTGCCTAAATTCCCTACACCTACAAAGGTTACGTCAGCTTGTCGAGCTAATGCCATATTCTGTGCAATATGCGGCATAACATGTAACTGATTTTTTGCTTTCACACTTTGCGGTAATACGGGCAGCGGCATAGGATAATGCTTAGCGTTTACGCGTTCGGCCATACGCACGACTACATCGTAAGGAGACGCCGCTCCATCAGATGTCATGTTACCAAGTAAGGCAACAATTCTATGCTGGGTGCAATCAAGTGGGGCCAACTCATCTACGCAGGCGCGCAATACTCGGCCAGTTCCCATAGCCAATATTTTGGGTTCTGTTGATTTTAAATGGCGTTCAATTTCGTTAGCTCCAGCTTGGGCTAAACCCACGGTCGAAGTAGGATCGCTAAGGTCACTTGGCACCACTTCACAAGAAAGTAGTCCAAACCGGTTAGCAATTTTTTCAGCCAAGTCCATGCACTTAGCAATGGGATGATCGAGTCTTACTTTTACTAACTTCTCGCTGACGGATAATGCCACCATGCGCTGAGCAGATTGGCGAGAAATTCCGAGCTTTTTTGCGATGTCATCTTGGGTATTACCCGCAACATAATATAACCAGCCGGCTCGAGCGGCGTCGTCTAATCGTCTATTTTCGGCACTGGAAAGCTTAACCACGTTTATCTCGCATATTAGGTATTGTGTTGAGCGTCGGTGCAAGCGCATAGAGATCTTGCCAATTTTGGATTGTCGTCAAATTATCAACAGAGGGTTCGACGGGTTGCCTCCATTGCTGCATATGGCCTGCGCCAGCATACCGGATAACCTGCATTTGGGCGGCCTTGGCCCCCTCGATGCCTGCAGGGGAATCTTCAATCACTAGGCAATATTGAGGATCAACCCCCATTTTTTCTGCTGCGTATAAAAATAAATCAGGAGCGGGTTTACCGTTTTCTACTTCAGAAGCAGTGAAAACGTTATCCCCAAAGTAGTGGCCAATACGCGTTATATCTAGCGCTCGACTGACTCGCTGAGGGCTGCTACTGGTCGCCACGCAATAAGGTACTTTGAGCTCTAATAACATTTGCTCTAGTCCAACTGTGGGTTCAAGCTCCAAAGCGAAAACCTGCATTAATTTAGTTTGATAGTCTTGGGAAAACGAATTTGCCAATGTTACGTTAAAGTCAGCGAAAATTTTGGCCGTGACATGCTCAAAACTATGTCCAAGAAAGTTCGCTTCAAAATATTCATCGGATATGGCCACATCAAGCTCCAAGAGCATTTGTAGCAATACGCGTTTACTGATAATTTCACTATCTATCAGTACCCCATCGCAATCAAAAATGATTAATTCTATGGGGTACTGCAAAAGTGATGTGTGGGAAGGAGTCATTCAATAACCGACAATTATTATTATTGTTTTAAATACCACTCTAAGGTCTTTTCAGTACCTGAAGCCCAGAGCATTTCTAACATCGACGTAAAATGATTAACAAATACGGTGTTGCGTGAGAGTGTCCCAAATATGTCCGTCATTTGCAAAAATATTGCTGGTTCCACTTTTGCCATAGAGGCTTGTTTTATAAGCCTTTTAGCTTGTGGGTCATCAATAGTTATTTTGCTATTGGCAACATCGCCTTCAGCACAAAGTCGACACCACAATGCCACAACTAACGCTAGTCCAGCACAATCTCTACCTTGTTCTAAATTCGCCACAATAGTGGGCAAAATAAATTTGGGTAAGCGGTTTGATGCATCTTGGCAGAGGCGCGGCACAGTATCGCACACCTCAGGATTAGCAAATCGAGATTCGATAACGGCAAAATAGTCATCAAAATCGACCCCAGGTACACTAGGTAAAGTAGGAATAACTTCCTGGGTAACCAGTTTTTTCAAGTACAAGCTTATAAGCGGGTGGGCCATAACATCGTGTACAAAGTGAATGCCGAATAGAGCCCCTGGATAGGCAATTGCCGCGTGGCCACCATTTAAAATACGTAACTTCATCAGTTCAAAAGGGGCTACATCTGCAACAAATTCGACACCAACTTCTTCTAGGGGAGGGCGTCCATTGGCAAAGTCATCCTCTAGTACCCATTGTCTAAATGGTTCGCAAAAAACAGGGGCTTGGTCTTCTATATCAAATAAAGTCACCAGACGTTGGCGCTCTTGCTCTGATGTTGCCGGGGTAATACAGTCAACCATAGAATTCGGAAAGGTAACGTTTTGGTCGATCCACTGGGCTAAATCGCCGTCGATCGCTGCTGCCATTTCACTCACTACGCGTTTGGCAATTTTACCGTTATGAGGAATATTGTCACAGGACATAATGGTAAAAGCCGGTTTGTTTTGTTCCTTACGACGTTTAAGCGCGGCTATCATTAAGCCAAATACGGTTGTGGGGGAGTCAATATTAGCGATATCCCTTTGGATTTCATCATGGGCAAGGTTGAACCCGCCCGTTTTATCGTCCATAAAGTAGCCACCCTCGGTAATCGTCAGCGACACTATGCGGATCTGACTATCGGTGAGCGCGTCAATTAACGTACTGGCATCATTTTCGATGAAATCGAGCATTGAAGCGCAAACCCTAGCGGTGAGTCCTTTTGCGTCTAGTTCTACCACGGTCGTTAACCAGTCCTGAGCTTTCAGCTTCTCACGCATAACCGAGTCGTAGGATTTAATGCCTGCTCCTCTGATAGCCCAATCATAGGCCAGACCTGCGTTAAATAGTTTGTCTAAATAAACCGCTTGATGAGCACGATGAAAATTACCAACACCAATGTGAATAATACCGGGTGAAAGCATTGCGCGTTGATAATTGGGTTTAGACACGTTTGGTGGTAAGGCATCAAGTGTGTCAAGGCCAAGTTTAATAGTCATTGAATTGAGCTCCTATGCTATGTAGCAAAATGCTAATACAAATCAGGTTGGTTAATTTCGCGGTTGAAAATAGCGAGACAAACCTAAAAAGGGTGTGTCTCGCTGTTTAGTCTAGTTACCCGAAAATGGAGTGGGTGGCAGAGTCTTACCCGCGGCATCAAAATGCATGATTTTGTTTTGCGGTGCGGTCAAGTTCACATCGTCGCCGTATTTCAATGGGCAATCACCATCAGCTTTAAGCGTAAGCGGACCCACGCCATCAACATGAATATGTAGAAAGGTTTCTGACCCCAGATGCTCAATTACACCCACTTTACCCGTCCAAAGACCTTTATCTTGTGTCACTTTTAAATGCTCCGGACGTACACCAACGCAACTGGTTGGATCGCCGTCAACCGGTTCAATATCAATAAAGTTCATTTTTGGCGAACCAATGAAACCAGCAACAAAGCGATTGACCGGAGTTTGGTACAACTCGAGGGGGGTCCCGACCTGCTCAATCACACCGGCGTTAAATACCGCAATGCGATCTGCCATGGTCATCGCTTCTACTTGATCGTGGGTGACATAAATCATCGTAGTATCAAGGGTTTTGTGTAACTCAGAAATTTCTAGGCGCATGTTAACGCGCAATGATGCATCTAAGTTAGACAGTGGTTCATCAAATAAAAATGCAGAAGGTTGACGCACTATCGCACGGCCAATTGCAACTCGTTGACGCTGACCGCCTGACAACTGTCCGGGTTTACGATCCAGATAATCCCCCAGATTCAGTATTTTTGCCGCAGAGGCAATTTTTGCCTCAATTTCAGCAGGGGGCACTTTTGCGCGTTTTAATGGAAACGCAATGTTGTTACGTACCGACATATGTGGATACAGCGCATAGGATTGGAACACCATGGCTAAGCCGCGCTTTGCCGGAGGCGTATTAGTGGCGTCTTTTCCGTCTATATCAATATTACCGCTGGTGGTATCTTCCAAACCTGCGATCATCCGCAACAAAGTTGATTTACCACAACCCGATGGACCAACAAATACGATAAATTCGCCATCGTGAATTTGTAGATCTATTGGTTTAATTACATTTACGTCGCCGAAATTTTTCGTGACCTGTTTTAAAGTAATGCTGCCCATGATAACGCTCCTATTTTACTGCGCCGAAGCTTAATCCGCGCACTAATTGTTTCTGACTAAACCAACCAAGTATAAGTATGGGCACAATGGCCATCACCGATGCTGCTGATAACTTGGCGTAAAATAATCCTTCTGGACTTGAATAACTGGCAATAAATGCCGTTAGCGGCGCTGCATTTGCTGCGGTCAATATAAGCGTCCAAAAAGCCTCATTCCACGCTAAAATAACGTTTAACAGTAGCGTAGAAGCAATACCTGGCAGTGCAAGCGGTAGTAACACATGAAATATCTCTTCACCAATACTGCATCCGTCCATACGTGATGCTTCAAGGATTTCATGTGGGATCTCTCTAAAATAGGTGTAAAGCATCCACACCATTATCGGTAAGTTGACCAGTGTCATAACAATGACCAAGCCCAATTTAGTGTCGAGCAAAGAGAAATCTCTAAACATCAAATAAATAGGGATCAGTACACCGACCGGCGGTAACATTTTGGTCGACAGCATCCACATTAATAAATGTTTAGTGCGTTTAGTTTGCACAAACGCCATGGACCAAGCTGCGGGTATGGCTATGATTAAACCTAGTAAACTAGAACCAATTGAAATCACTACAGAATTCCAAAAATGGTTAAAGTAGGGGGAACGCGCCAGTACGTCTGAATAGTTTTCAAGTGTCCAATCAAACATAAATAGACTGGGGTTGGCTGATATTGCCTCAGCTTCCGTTTTAAAGCTGGTTAGCAAGGTCCATAAAATGGGGAAAAAGATCATTCCACTTATGCCCCAGGCTAAAGCGGTATAAATAATTTTAGATTTATTACTGTTATTCATAGCCATAATTTAGTCCTCCAGGTTTTTGCCAATTAGGCGCATAAGGAAAATAGCGACAATATTTGCAATGATGACTGCGACAATACCTCCCGCTGAGCCTCCGCCAACATCAAATTGAAGTAATGATTGCGTGTAAATCAAGTAGGTAAGATTGGTCGAAGCATAGCCCGGCCCACCACTGGTTGTGACCAATATTTCAGCGAATATCGACAGTAAAAATATGGTTTCGATTAAAATTACGGCTGTTATAGCGCGAGATAAATGCGGCATAACGATATAAATAAATTTACTAAACGGACCGGCACCATCCAAATCCGCGGCTTCCAATTGCTCACGGTCAAGGGACTGAATAGAAGTGAGTAATATTAATGCTGCAAACGGTAGCCACTGCCATGACACAATGATGATAATTGACAACAACGGTATCTGCGCAAAGAAGTCGACGGGTTCGACACCAATCCACATGGCAAAGTGTGCAAATAACCCATTCACCGGATTCATGAGCATATTTTTCCACACTAAAGCAGAAACGGTCGGCATAACAAAGAACGGCGCTAACACCATAATGCGAACGTAATTTCGTCCCCAAATAGCTTGGTCAAGCAAAATGGCCAGGCCAATACCACCACAAATGGTGATAAGCAGTACACCGCCTACGAGCAACAGTGTATTGAAAAAAGAGGCAAAAAAAGCAGGATCTGTGAGAAAGAACTCATAGTTTAGAAAACCAATAAATTCTTCGCTTCCGGGTGTGAGTAGATTGTAATCTAAAAATGAGAAATACAATGTCATGCACAGCGGTACTATCATCCATGCCAACAACAATACGACGGATGGAAATAACATCATTCTAGCTAAGTTACGAGATTGCATCGTCGCCATAATCTAGACCTTCTTCAAGTGAAAACCATGGGTAAGTGACATGCACTTACCCCCCATCAAAAATTAACTATTTTGGATAACGTGCTTTACGCATTGCGCGTTCGACCAAGCGTTGCGAACTAGCCAATGCTTGCTCTACCGTCATCTGCCCAGTCAATGCAGCGGCAAATTGTTGGCCTACGGCAGTACCAATACCCTGAAACTCAGGTATGGCAACAAATTGCACGCCCACATAAGGCACGGGTTGCACGGTTGGATTTTTCGGATCAACTGACTCGATAGACGCCAGAGTTATTTCAGCAAAAGGTGCTGCATTTAGGTATTCAGGATTAGCGTACAAAGATGTACGCGTTCCTGGGGGTACGTTAGCCCAACCTTTTTCTTTTGCGACTAGAGCGAGGTACTCTTTAGATGTTGCCCAGCTAATAAACTTCATGGCTGCTGCGCTTTTTTCGCTGCTAGAAGGTACCGCAAGTGTCCAAGCCCATAACCAGTTTCCACGCTTGCCTAAGCCCATATCCGGTGCCATGGCAAAGCCTACTTTATCGGCGACTTCAGAATCTTTTTCATTGGTCACAAAGGCACCAGCAACAGTGGCATCTATCCACATGCCGCACTTACCTGTTTGAAACAATGCCAAATTTTCATTGAACCCGTTTGAAGATGCGCCAGGAGGGCCAGATTCTGTCATTATGTCAACATAGTATTGCAGGGTGTCTTTCCACTGGGGTGTGTTAAATTGTGGCTTCCAATTTTCATCAAACCAGCGGGCACCAAACGAATTTGACATGGCGGTAATCAACGCAATGTTTTCACCCCAGCCAGCTTTACCTCGCAGGCAGATCCCATATACACCAGCGTCACTATCTGTCATGGCTTTAGCCGCTTTGCGGATAAATTCCCAGCTAGGTTTGGTGGGCATTTCAAGACCTGCTTTTTCGATCAAGTCTTTACGGTACATGACCATTGAGCTTTCACCGTAAAAAGGCGCTGCATATAATTTGTCATTTACCGACAGGCCACTTCTGATAGCGGGAAGTAAGTCTTCTTCATCGTAATCCGCGCCTAAGCCGTCAAGTTCAGTTAACCAACCTTGCTTACCCCAGATAGGCACCTCGTACGTACCAATTGTCATGACGTCATATTGACCGCCCTTAGTGGCAACATCTGTGGTAACGCGTTGGCGTAAAATGTTTTCTTCTAGCGTGACCCACTGAAGGTCAATATCAGGATTTTTCTTTTCAAAATCGCTACTGAGTTCTTTCATGGTGATCATGTCGCCGTTATTTACCGTGGCGATGGTGATGGTTTCAGCGGCAACTGTTGCGCTCATACCTAACGCGACGCAAGTCAGCATAGTCAATTTGTTTAACATCGGGCATTCCCCTTATGTACAAAGTTAGATGTCTCATTCACTCGATAGGTAAATGAGACAGTTGTTATAATTTATATTAGCTTACAATTAGATAAAGCCGACAGAAGTCGGCTGATACCTAAAACTTAACCGAAATTTCAGATGTGATGCCGTCAAACCCAGTACCAATTTGGCCACCTGAGTTAATGCCTTCGTCTTGGTCAACATATTCGATTTTCAAAAGCGTTTTATCGTTAAACCAATAACCTGCTGCTACTTGAAGGCGCTCTACAGTGTTATCTGTTTGGGCGATAAGATCTGAGGTGTTCTCAGCTTCTGCGTAACGCGCGGCTACATAGAATTTGCCAGGGATAACATAATGCTGAGCCTCAACTGTCCAGTACTCAACCGACGTATCGCCTTTGATCACGCTATTTGAATCGAAAGTTGTTCCTGTCGGATCAACCACGCCGTCTATGCCAAAGTAAGTAATACCGGCTACTGCGTTTCCTGCTGTATCTGCGAAGGTAAAATCGTCACTGGATTTACCAATCATAAAAATCAAGCTAGTTTCAGGTGACGGTTGATACGCTAAGTTTAACTGAATGGTTGTTTGGTCAAGCCCTGGCATAACACCCACATGGGTATCACGCTCGCTGCTAGGTGAAGCTGAGAAGTTATAGTTTTCACCATCACCAAAACGATAGTTTGTGGTGGTTAAACCATCAAGGCTTGCTACGCCGTTTTCAAAACGTAACTGATCACCTTGATTTGCTTGTAAGAAATTCAAACCGACTTTAAAGCCACCCGTAAACTCGACGGCACCTTGTAATAGGTAGTTAAAACCTCGGTCTTCTTGAAACGCTTCGCCAAAACTTGAGGTGGTAACATGACCAACAACGTTGAAACTGCGAACCACACCTTCATCGTATGTCTGGGTGTATCGTAATTGCGCGCCATTTTCTGCTGTTGCGTAATCTGTTATTCCATTACCGATAAGGGCATTGCCTTGGTTGTCGGCCCCGTCTTGAAAGCCCTTAAATTGGAAAGGCGAGCCGCCTATATTACCTAAACGAAGCGTT
This genomic window contains:
- a CDS encoding efflux RND transporter periplasmic adaptor subunit gives rise to the protein MSTKHSMKNWILGIAASIVLVACGDPDTPKQPTAPAAPQVTVAKVVHERITEWDEFTGRLQAPQTVTLIPRVSGYIENVLFEEGAVVEKGDVLFQIDPRAFKAEADRLKAELQSAQSAYIQAQNDFNRAKTLSEQRAVSIEILDGRLARKQQTSATVASVSAALVRAELDLSYTQVTAPISGRVSYAQITQGNFVTAGQSILTSLVSMDKMYAYFDVDEQTYLKYVQLAQSGKRSNTRDASGNPVYMALANDINFDYAGNIDFVDNAVNQQTGTIRIRATFPNQDHALLPGLFARVKLVGSNSYQGILIDEKAVGTDLNKKFVLVVKQDNQLEYRNVVLGEKINGLRIVTDGLFPQDTIVINGLQRVRANMQIQPKVVDMTSQEILTALRQQQKSLDQTSNELTAQANETLVDRG
- a CDS encoding TetR/AcrR family transcriptional regulator, yielding MSAVSCNAAVGRPRAFDMQIALERALEVFWAKGYDGASLSDLTSAMGINKPSLYSAFGNKEQLFLKSIEFYENRPCGFFKPALAQPTAYEVAEYMLLGAAKNMSDPSHPQGCVMVQGALACSEAAAGVKEELTKRRQQNEEQVRDRFQLAKEQGDLAKDIDVGTLARFISTVIQGIAIQASSGATEDQLVDVAKLALTSFPRNS
- a CDS encoding carbohydrate kinase; this translates as MKVICIGEMLIDFVCTDTNKGLVNGVNYVKKSGGAPANVAACIGKLGGEPILVGSVGNDPFGAFLIEEVKRYAVNTDHVASLSTSTTLAFVSLGDNGEREFAFNRGADEQLNLDDATIDTLLSDSILHLGSATALLGGELGDSYLRIAQQAKKNGNIICFDPNFRIDLWRGREAEFRDICNTYFALADIVKVSDEELVLLSHQDDMAKGCQYFHDLGVKVVLVTLGPDGCLISQNGQQYIVPAYEINAVDTTGAGDSFIGAILFQMAKSAPGENFYQDDFKGFIEFAGKVSGLVCAKIGAMTALPTLPEVNAMTFVVKNKA
- a CDS encoding sugar-binding transcriptional regulator, yielding MVKLSSAENRRLDDAARAGWLYYVAGNTQDDIAKKLGISRQSAQRMVALSVSEKLVKVRLDHPIAKCMDLAEKIANRFGLLSCEVVPSDLSDPTSTVGLAQAGANEIERHLKSTEPKILAMGTGRVLRACVDELAPLDCTQHRIVALLGNMTSDGAASPYDVVVRMAERVNAKHYPMPLPVLPQSVKAKNQLHVMPHIAQNMALARQADVTFVGVGNLGTNSPLHLDGFVTPKELDELQTGGAVGEIISWVFDKNGQLLDCGINQRVASTPLIVASSKPVFAIAAGEDKVFAILGALRSKLVNSLITNEYTAERLLSID
- a CDS encoding HAD family phosphatase; its protein translation is MTPSHTSLLQYPIELIIFDCDGVLIDSEIISKRVLLQMLLELDVAISDEYFEANFLGHSFEHVTAKIFADFNVTLANSFSQDYQTKLMQVFALELEPTVGLEQMLLELKVPYCVATSSSPQRVSRALDITRIGHYFGDNVFTASEVENGKPAPDLFLYAAEKMGVDPQYCLVIEDSPAGIEGAKAAQMQVIRYAGAGHMQQWRQPVEPSVDNLTTIQNWQDLYALAPTLNTIPNMRDKRG
- a CDS encoding mannitol dehydrogenase family protein; amino-acid sequence: MTIKLGLDTLDALPPNVSKPNYQRAMLSPGIIHIGVGNFHRAHQAVYLDKLFNAGLAYDWAIRGAGIKSYDSVMREKLKAQDWLTTVVELDAKGLTARVCASMLDFIENDASTLIDALTDSQIRIVSLTITEGGYFMDDKTGGFNLAHDEIQRDIANIDSPTTVFGLMIAALKRRKEQNKPAFTIMSCDNIPHNGKIAKRVVSEMAAAIDGDLAQWIDQNVTFPNSMVDCITPATSEQERQRLVTLFDIEDQAPVFCEPFRQWVLEDDFANGRPPLEEVGVEFVADVAPFELMKLRILNGGHAAIAYPGALFGIHFVHDVMAHPLISLYLKKLVTQEVIPTLPSVPGVDFDDYFAVIESRFANPEVCDTVPRLCQDASNRLPKFILPTIVANLEQGRDCAGLALVVALWCRLCAEGDVANSKITIDDPQAKRLIKQASMAKVEPAIFLQMTDIFGTLSRNTVFVNHFTSMLEMLWASGTEKTLEWYLKQ
- a CDS encoding ABC transporter ATP-binding protein; the encoded protein is MGSITLKQVTKNFGDVNVIKPIDLQIHDGEFIVFVGPSGCGKSTLLRMIAGLEDTTSGNIDIDGKDATNTPPAKRGLAMVFQSYALYPHMSVRNNIAFPLKRAKVPPAEIEAKIASAAKILNLGDYLDRKPGQLSGGQRQRVAIGRAIVRQPSAFLFDEPLSNLDASLRVNMRLEISELHKTLDTTMIYVTHDQVEAMTMADRIAVFNAGVIEQVGTPLELYQTPVNRFVAGFIGSPKMNFIDIEPVDGDPTSCVGVRPEHLKVTQDKGLWTGKVGVIEHLGSETFLHIHVDGVGPLTLKADGDCPLKYGDDVNLTAPQNKIMHFDAAGKTLPPTPFSGN
- a CDS encoding carbohydrate ABC transporter permease yields the protein MAMNNSNKSKIIYTALAWGISGMIFFPILWTLLTSFKTEAEAISANPSLFMFDWTLENYSDVLARSPYFNHFWNSVVISIGSSLLGLIIAIPAAWSMAFVQTKRTKHLLMWMLSTKMLPPVGVLIPIYLMFRDFSLLDTKLGLVIVMTLVNLPIMVWMLYTYFREIPHEILEASRMDGCSIGEEIFHVLLPLALPGIASTLLLNVILAWNEAFWTLILTAANAAPLTAFIASYSSPEGLFYAKLSAASVMAIVPILILGWFSQKQLVRGLSFGAVK